In one window of Protaetiibacter larvae DNA:
- a CDS encoding acetate/propionate family kinase, producing the protein MRTVFVLNVGSSSIKYRVLDVEHGTVHADGVIERIGVPGSGVPDHAAALEAVLAGLGGVRIDAVGHRIVHGGTRFVQATVIDDDVEREIEALADLAPLHNPPGLAGIRAARAALPELPHVAVFDTAFHATITPAARDYAIDAEVAARTRIRRFGFHGTSYRYVSRRAAELLGRAGDPGLRLVVLHLGNGASAAAILGGRSLDTSMGLTPLEGLVMGTRSGDLDPAILLYLAREHGYTTAQLDELLNRRSGLVGLAGRSDMRELVAAAESGDERASHALDVYVHRLRRYIGGYAAELGGIDALVFTAGVGENSEYIRRRAVAGLEFLGLAVDPGLNAVRSREPRSISPAGSGAAVLVVPTDEEREIARETRDAVAPR; encoded by the coding sequence ATCCGCACGGTCTTCGTGCTCAACGTCGGATCGAGCTCGATCAAGTACCGGGTGCTCGATGTGGAGCACGGCACGGTGCACGCGGATGGCGTGATCGAGCGGATCGGCGTCCCCGGCTCGGGGGTGCCGGACCATGCCGCCGCACTCGAGGCGGTGCTCGCCGGCCTCGGCGGGGTGCGGATCGACGCGGTCGGACATCGCATCGTGCACGGCGGCACGCGCTTCGTGCAGGCGACCGTCATCGACGACGACGTGGAGCGCGAGATCGAGGCGCTCGCCGACCTCGCGCCCCTCCACAACCCGCCCGGGCTCGCCGGCATCCGGGCGGCGCGCGCGGCGCTGCCCGAACTGCCGCACGTGGCCGTGTTCGACACCGCCTTCCACGCCACCATCACCCCCGCGGCCCGCGACTACGCGATCGATGCCGAGGTGGCGGCGCGCACCCGCATCCGCCGCTTCGGGTTCCACGGCACCTCGTACCGCTATGTGAGCCGACGTGCCGCCGAGCTCCTGGGGCGCGCGGGCGACCCGGGACTCCGGCTCGTGGTGCTGCACCTCGGCAACGGCGCATCCGCGGCGGCCATCCTCGGCGGGCGCTCGCTCGACACCTCGATGGGGCTCACCCCGCTCGAGGGGCTCGTGATGGGCACCCGCTCGGGCGACCTCGACCCCGCGATCCTGTTGTACCTGGCACGCGAGCACGGCTACACGACCGCCCAGCTCGACGAGCTGCTCAACCGCCGCTCCGGCCTCGTCGGGCTCGCCGGACGCAGCGACATGCGCGAACTGGTCGCCGCGGCGGAGTCGGGGGACGAGCGCGCCTCCCACGCGCTCGACGTGTACGTGCACCGACTGCGGCGCTACATCGGCGGATACGCGGCCGAGCTGGGCGGCATCGACGCCCTCGTGTTCACGGCGGGGGTCGGCGAGAACAGCGAGTACATCCGCCGGCGCGCCGTCGCGGGGCTCGAGTTCCTGGGACTCGCGGTCGACCCCGGGCTCAACGCGGTGCGCTCGCGCGAGCCGCGATCGATCTCCCCCGCCGGATCCGGTGCGGCCGTGCTCGTGGTGCCCACCGACGAGGAGCGCGAGATCGCCCGCGAGACACGCGACGCCGTCGCGCCGCGCTGA
- the pta gene encoding phosphate acetyltransferase — translation MVTRIYVTSAEGRTGKSTVAVGLLETLRASVPRVGVFRPIVRADVERDYVLELLVAHASAGQSYEDCVGVDYDALHADPDAALATIVERFAEVEERCDAVLILGSDYTDVGTPTELSTNGRIAANLAAPVVLVTGGRQPDGEDARTPKQCAEIAAIALGELRQEHAEVLAVIVNRADPGERAAIADAVAEATGLPAWAIADDRELAAPLLRTVLASAEAELLRGDDRALDRPVLGTTIAAMSLPNVLPRLIPGGIVVVPGDRSDVLVGTLAAQLSQTFPALTGVILNGGFPIDPAIERLIDGLGTELPIARTTLGTFDTAVRITQARSRLAADSPAKHQRAVALFAEHVDAAELVRLLSLPSSDVVTPIRFEHMLVERSRAADKHIVLPEGDDDRILQAASIVVSRRIARLTILGDPEAVHARAAALGLELGDTRVVATSDPELHERFASEYLRLRAHKGVSAERAAETVTDVSYFGTLMVHLGLADGMVSGARHTTAHTIRPAFEIVKTAPGVSVVSSVFLMALADRVLVYGDCAVIPEPTVEQLADVAISSAATARQFGIEPRVAMLSYSTGESGSGAEVDRVRAATLLVQERAPGLPVAGPIQYDAAADPTVGASKLPGSEVAGRATVFVFPDLNTGNNTYKAVQRSAGAVAIGPVLQGLAKPINDLSRGALVRDIVNTIAITAIQAEGRA, via the coding sequence GTGGTGACCCGCATCTACGTGACGAGCGCCGAGGGGCGCACCGGCAAGTCGACCGTCGCGGTCGGACTCCTCGAGACCCTCCGGGCGAGCGTGCCGCGCGTGGGCGTGTTCCGCCCGATCGTGCGCGCGGATGTGGAGCGCGACTACGTGCTCGAGCTGCTCGTCGCGCACGCGAGCGCGGGACAGAGCTACGAGGACTGCGTCGGGGTCGACTACGACGCGCTGCACGCGGATCCGGATGCGGCGCTCGCGACGATCGTGGAGCGCTTCGCGGAGGTGGAGGAGCGCTGCGACGCGGTGCTCATCCTCGGCTCCGACTACACGGATGTGGGAACCCCCACCGAGCTGTCCACCAACGGGCGCATCGCGGCCAACCTCGCGGCCCCGGTCGTGCTCGTGACGGGGGGCCGCCAGCCCGACGGCGAGGACGCGCGCACGCCGAAGCAGTGCGCCGAGATCGCCGCGATCGCGCTCGGCGAGCTGCGTCAAGAGCACGCCGAGGTGCTCGCCGTGATCGTCAACCGTGCCGACCCGGGCGAGCGAGCCGCGATCGCGGACGCCGTCGCCGAGGCGACGGGGCTTCCGGCGTGGGCGATCGCCGACGACCGGGAACTCGCGGCGCCCCTGCTGCGCACGGTGCTGGCCTCCGCCGAGGCGGAGCTGCTGCGCGGCGACGACCGCGCGCTCGACCGGCCCGTGCTCGGCACGACGATCGCCGCGATGTCGCTGCCGAACGTGCTGCCGCGCCTCATCCCCGGCGGCATCGTCGTCGTGCCGGGCGACCGCTCCGACGTGCTCGTCGGCACCCTCGCGGCCCAGCTGTCGCAGACCTTCCCGGCGCTCACGGGCGTGATCCTGAACGGCGGCTTCCCCATCGACCCGGCGATCGAGCGACTCATCGACGGTCTCGGCACCGAGCTGCCGATCGCCCGGACGACGCTCGGCACCTTCGACACGGCGGTCCGCATCACCCAGGCGCGCAGCCGCCTCGCCGCCGACTCCCCCGCCAAGCACCAGCGGGCGGTGGCGCTCTTCGCCGAGCACGTTGACGCCGCCGAGCTGGTGCGACTGCTGAGCCTGCCGTCGAGCGACGTCGTCACACCGATCCGCTTCGAGCACATGCTCGTCGAGCGCTCGCGCGCCGCCGACAAGCACATCGTGCTGCCGGAGGGCGACGACGACCGCATCCTGCAGGCCGCGTCGATCGTCGTGAGCCGGCGCATCGCGCGCCTCACGATCCTCGGCGACCCGGAAGCCGTGCACGCCCGGGCGGCGGCGCTCGGGCTCGAGCTGGGGGACACTCGTGTCGTCGCGACGAGCGACCCGGAGCTGCACGAGCGCTTCGCGAGCGAATACCTGCGGCTGCGCGCGCACAAGGGGGTCTCCGCCGAGCGGGCCGCCGAGACCGTCACCGACGTGTCGTACTTCGGCACCCTCATGGTGCATCTCGGCCTCGCCGACGGGATGGTGTCGGGCGCCCGGCACACGACGGCGCACACCATCCGGCCCGCCTTCGAGATCGTCAAGACCGCCCCGGGCGTCTCGGTCGTGTCGAGCGTGTTCCTCATGGCGCTCGCCGACCGGGTGCTCGTGTACGGCGACTGCGCGGTGATCCCCGAGCCGACCGTCGAGCAGCTCGCCGACGTCGCCATCTCCTCCGCGGCGACCGCCCGGCAGTTCGGCATCGAGCCGCGCGTGGCGATGCTCTCCTACTCGACCGGCGAGTCGGGCTCGGGCGCCGAGGTGGATCGGGTGCGCGCGGCGACCCTGCTCGTGCAGGAGCGCGCGCCCGGACTGCCGGTGGCCGGCCCCATCCAGTACGACGCCGCGGCCGACCCCACGGTGGGCGCCTCGAAGCTGCCGGGATCCGAGGTGGCGGGGCGCGCCACGGTGTTCGTGTTCCCCGACCTCAACACCGGCAACAACACCTACAAGGCGGTGCAGCGATCCGCCGGCGCGGTCGCGATCGGGCCGGTGCTGCAAGGTCTCGCGAAGCCCATCAACGACCTCTCGCGCGGTGCCCTCGTGCGCGACATCGTCAACACCATCGCGATCACCGCGATCCAGGCGGAGGGTCGCGCGTGA
- a CDS encoding sensor histidine kinase, translating into MSDTRRGYGRYWAGLLPELGYLLPLLPIVVTATSVLMTLFWTGVGMIPIVIGVFLVLAALFTARGFGIFETWRLRGALFPAIETPRWDHRARSGSTVAKLLAPAVDGHYWLYLLHGAVVNPIVGIVSWSITIAWLSVGLGGISSWLVHLFIPEEYDWLPEFAALLPNDTVLPALALNPIAIEIASAVIGVIFLLTLPFITHGLTWTHHAIARGMLSRFRAEELSVQVADLSASRSAAVAAEGTALRRLERDIHDGPQQRLVRLQMDLSSAERQLDKDPDAARELIAQAMQQSKDALEELRALSRGFAPPILLDRGLVAALESLAVRSPVPTHIENRLPAELTLPPELERNAYFIAAEALTNVAKHAQAANAWVRLERHQAPGSGVALLAVVVSDDGVGGAAEAAGHGLAGIEERLRGLGGTVQLSSPVGGPTVLIAQLPILETPQPVPAA; encoded by the coding sequence ATGTCCGATACGCGTCGCGGTTACGGCCGCTACTGGGCGGGGCTTCTGCCCGAGCTCGGGTACCTGCTGCCGCTGCTGCCGATCGTCGTCACGGCGACCTCGGTGCTCATGACGCTGTTCTGGACGGGCGTCGGCATGATCCCGATCGTGATCGGCGTGTTCCTCGTGCTCGCGGCGCTGTTCACGGCGCGTGGCTTCGGGATCTTCGAGACCTGGCGACTGCGCGGCGCGCTGTTCCCCGCGATCGAGACCCCGCGCTGGGATCATCGCGCGCGTTCCGGCAGCACGGTCGCCAAACTGCTGGCGCCCGCCGTCGACGGCCACTACTGGCTGTACCTGCTGCACGGCGCGGTCGTGAACCCCATCGTCGGCATCGTCAGCTGGTCGATCACCATCGCCTGGCTCTCGGTGGGGCTCGGCGGGATCAGCTCCTGGCTCGTCCACCTGTTCATCCCGGAGGAGTACGACTGGTTGCCCGAGTTCGCGGCGCTGCTGCCGAACGACACGGTCCTGCCCGCGCTCGCCCTCAACCCGATCGCGATCGAAATCGCGAGCGCCGTCATCGGCGTCATCTTCCTGCTGACGCTGCCGTTCATCACGCACGGGCTCACCTGGACCCACCATGCGATCGCTCGCGGGATGCTGTCGCGATTCCGCGCGGAGGAGCTGAGCGTGCAGGTGGCCGACCTGTCGGCGTCCCGTTCCGCGGCGGTCGCGGCGGAAGGCACGGCGTTGCGCCGGCTCGAGCGCGACATCCACGACGGCCCGCAGCAGCGGCTCGTGCGCCTGCAGATGGACCTGTCGTCGGCCGAGCGCCAGCTCGACAAGGACCCGGATGCGGCGCGCGAGCTCATCGCGCAGGCGATGCAGCAGTCGAAGGACGCCCTCGAGGAGCTGCGCGCCCTGTCGCGCGGCTTCGCGCCGCCCATCCTGCTCGACCGCGGCCTCGTGGCGGCCCTCGAGTCGCTCGCGGTGCGCTCGCCCGTGCCCACCCACATCGAGAACCGGCTGCCCGCCGAGCTGACGCTGCCGCCCGAGCTCGAGCGCAACGCCTACTTCATCGCCGCCGAAGCGCTCACCAACGTCGCCAAGCACGCGCAGGCCGCGAACGCCTGGGTGCGGCTGGAACGGCACCAGGCGCCCGGCAGCGGGGTCGCCCTGTTGGCGGTCGTCGTGAGCGACGACGGCGTCGGCGGGGCGGCAGAGGCGGCCGGCCACGGGCTCGCCGGCATCGAGGAGCGCCTGCGCGGTCTCGGCGGCACGGTGCAGCTGTCGAGCCCGGTCGGCGGTCCGACCGTGCTCATCGCACAACTGCCGATCCTCGAGACCCCGCAGCCGGTGCCGGCCGCGTGA
- a CDS encoding response regulator transcription factor has protein sequence MSVRVVVADDSVLLREGLVRVLEEAGHEVVGAYGDAEELLAAAPALSPELAVLDVRMPPTFRDEGVRAAIRLRELLPSTGILLLSQYVEVAYAQELLGSGGGGVGYLLKDRVASLAELTDAIDRIAVGGTVLDPEVVAQLIGRRHDPLASLTPREGEVLQLMAEGRSNAAIAAQLFIGVGAVEKNVTAIFGKLGLEDSGSDHRRVLAVVAWLQR, from the coding sequence ATGAGCGTGCGCGTCGTGGTCGCCGATGACTCGGTTCTGCTGCGGGAGGGGCTCGTCCGCGTGCTCGAGGAGGCCGGCCACGAGGTGGTCGGCGCCTACGGCGACGCCGAGGAGCTGCTCGCGGCGGCCCCCGCACTCAGCCCCGAGCTCGCGGTGCTCGACGTGCGGATGCCGCCCACCTTCCGGGACGAGGGCGTGCGCGCCGCCATCCGGCTGCGCGAGCTGCTGCCGAGCACCGGCATCCTGCTGCTGTCGCAGTACGTCGAGGTCGCCTACGCCCAGGAGCTGCTCGGATCGGGTGGCGGGGGCGTCGGGTACCTCCTGAAGGACCGTGTGGCGTCGCTCGCCGAACTCACCGACGCCATCGACCGCATCGCGGTGGGCGGCACCGTGCTCGACCCGGAGGTCGTGGCGCAGCTGATCGGCCGACGTCACGACCCGCTCGCCTCCCTCACCCCGCGTGAGGGCGAGGTGCTTCAGCTGATGGCGGAGGGCCGCAGCAACGCCGCGATCGCGGCGCAGCTGTTCATCGGTGTGGGCGCCGTGGAGAAGAACGTCACGGCGATCTTCGGCAAGCTCGGGCTCGAGGACTCCGGATCCGACCACCGACGGGTGCTGGCGGTCGTCGCCTGGCTGCAGCGCTGA
- a CDS encoding DUF2510 domain-containing protein: MTVVNPSATAAPAGWYRDPLGIPQLRWWNGIAWTNHIQENRTELQTWTTDVHAGHSSVA; this comes from the coding sequence ATGACCGTCGTGAACCCCTCCGCGACCGCCGCCCCCGCCGGGTGGTACCGTGACCCGCTCGGCATCCCCCAGCTGCGCTGGTGGAACGGCATCGCCTGGACGAACCACATCCAGGAGAACCGCACCGAACTGCAGACCTGGACGACCGACGTCCACGCCGGGCACAGCTCGGTCGCGTAG
- a CDS encoding cold-shock protein, whose protein sequence is MSTGTVKWFNADKGYGFIAPDDGSADLFAHYSAIAGSGHRSLDEGQRVKFDTTQGPKGPQAENISAA, encoded by the coding sequence ATGTCCACCGGAACCGTGAAGTGGTTCAACGCCGACAAGGGATACGGCTTCATCGCCCCCGACGACGGCAGCGCCGACCTCTTCGCTCACTACTCGGCAATCGCCGGCTCCGGTCACCGCAGCCTCGACGAGGGTCAGCGCGTGAAGTTCGACACCACCCAGGGGCCCAAGGGCCCGCAGGCCGAGAACATCTCGGCGGCCTGA
- a CDS encoding fatty acid desaturase family protein, whose protein sequence is MTVSRQVKDAGLLKRSHLFYLSLGIGLLLALGGAITGFVLFGESWYQLLIAGALGIIFTQGAFLAHEASHRQVLSSGPANDRLGRLVVVLFVGMSYQWWMTKHTRHHANPNRVGKDPDIEIDTVAFTEQSAASQRGLSAWIMRHQGWLFYPLMLLEGLNLHVHSIRSLVERRRVEGRWFELGMIALRFTIYLGVIFWVLPVGMAFAFLGVQLAVFGFYMGTAFAVNHTGMPIIPAEAKLDFFTKQVRTSRNISGGVWASALLGGLNYQVEHHLFPNMARPQLAKARALVREHCRENGIPYTEMTLGRAHLHVVRYMHRVGLAAPDPFACPLAAQYRRV, encoded by the coding sequence ATGACGGTGTCCCGCCAGGTGAAGGACGCGGGCCTGCTCAAACGCAGCCACCTCTTCTACCTCTCGCTCGGCATCGGCCTGCTGCTGGCCCTCGGGGGCGCCATCACCGGTTTCGTGCTGTTCGGCGAGAGCTGGTATCAGCTGCTCATCGCGGGCGCGCTCGGCATCATCTTCACGCAGGGCGCCTTCCTCGCCCATGAGGCCTCGCATCGCCAGGTGCTCAGCTCCGGCCCCGCCAACGACCGGCTGGGTCGTCTCGTGGTCGTGCTGTTCGTGGGCATGAGCTACCAGTGGTGGATGACGAAGCACACCCGCCATCACGCCAACCCCAATCGCGTCGGCAAGGATCCCGACATCGAGATCGACACGGTCGCGTTCACCGAGCAGTCGGCGGCGAGCCAGCGCGGCCTGTCCGCCTGGATCATGCGCCACCAGGGCTGGCTGTTCTACCCGCTCATGCTGCTCGAGGGCCTCAACCTGCACGTGCACTCCATCCGCTCCCTCGTCGAGCGCCGCCGGGTCGAGGGCCGCTGGTTCGAGCTCGGGATGATCGCCCTGCGGTTCACGATCTACCTCGGCGTGATCTTCTGGGTGCTCCCGGTCGGGATGGCGTTCGCCTTCCTCGGGGTGCAGCTGGCCGTCTTCGGCTTCTACATGGGCACCGCCTTCGCCGTGAACCACACCGGGATGCCGATCATCCCCGCCGAGGCGAAGCTCGACTTCTTCACCAAGCAGGTGCGCACCTCGCGCAACATCAGCGGCGGAGTGTGGGCCTCCGCCCTGCTCGGCGGGCTCAACTACCAGGTGGAGCATCACCTCTTCCCCAACATGGCACGACCCCAGCTCGCGAAGGCGCGCGCACTCGTGCGCGAGCACTGCCGCGAGAACGGGATCCCGTACACGGAGATGACGCTCGGACGAGCGCACCTCCATGTCGTGCGCTACATGCATCGCGTCGGGCTGGCCGCCCCCGACCCGTTCGCCTGCCCCCTGGCGGCTCAGTACCGGCGCGTCTGA
- a CDS encoding arsenate reductase ArsC, producing MSTPTVLFVCVHNAGRSQMAAGYLRAFAGERVRVLSAGSEPADSLNPVAVAAMAEEGIDIAGAVPELLDPDAVRASDVVITMGCGDSCPVFPGTRYEDWELADPAGRDLETVRGIRDEIRARVEALVADVLAE from the coding sequence GTGAGCACCCCGACGGTGCTCTTCGTGTGCGTGCACAACGCGGGCCGCTCGCAGATGGCGGCCGGCTATCTGCGCGCATTCGCGGGCGAGCGCGTGCGCGTGCTGTCGGCGGGCAGCGAGCCGGCCGACAGCCTCAACCCCGTCGCCGTCGCGGCGATGGCCGAGGAGGGCATCGACATCGCGGGAGCCGTCCCCGAACTGCTGGACCCGGATGCCGTGCGCGCCTCGGATGTGGTCATCACGATGGGCTGCGGCGACAGCTGCCCGGTGTTCCCCGGCACGCGCTACGAGGACTGGGAGCTCGCCGACCCGGCCGGCCGCGACCTCGAGACGGTCCGCGGCATCCGTGACGAGATCCGTGCCCGCGTCGAGGCGCTCGTCGCCGACGTGCTGGCCGAGTAG
- a CDS encoding ArsR/SmtB family transcription factor has protein sequence MIPVATIQGEPCCPPLAEFPLGADDAETLARSLKALADPARLRILSLIAAADDGEICVCELPGPLGLTQPTVSHHLKVLVESGFLSRSKRGTWAYFRLVPGSLDAVTRPLAEPVLV, from the coding sequence GTGATCCCCGTCGCGACCATCCAGGGCGAGCCGTGCTGCCCCCCGCTCGCCGAGTTCCCGCTCGGCGCCGACGACGCCGAGACGCTCGCGCGCTCCCTCAAGGCGCTCGCCGATCCGGCCCGACTGCGCATCCTGTCGCTCATCGCGGCCGCCGACGACGGCGAGATCTGCGTGTGCGAGCTGCCCGGACCGCTCGGCCTCACCCAGCCGACCGTGTCGCACCACCTCAAGGTGCTCGTCGAGAGCGGGTTCCTCAGCCGCAGCAAGCGCGGCACCTGGGCGTACTTCCGTCTCGTCCCCGGATCGCTCGACGCCGTCACGCGTCCGCTCGCCGAACCGGTGCTCGTGTGA
- the tig gene encoding trigger factor has protein sequence MVTTTVEKLSPTRVKLNITVTPEELKPSIEHAYKHIAEQVNIPGFRKGKVPPPIIDQRVGRAEVLNHAVNEGLERFYREAANDEKVRPLGRPEADVTTWPSEKDFSGDLEFTVEVDVRPEFEVPAYEGLTVEVETAKVGPDEVEAELDNLRSRFGTLVTVDRPAKAGDFAQLDLVATIGGEQVDTASNISYEIGSGELIDGIDEALDTLTAGESTTFESDLVGGDHQGEKAQIAVTLLSVKERELPEADDDFAQIASQFDTIGELRKDIKEQLERSAEFGQAAAARDKLVELLVEKADIPVPQSLIDQEVHRHLENENRLEDDVHRAEVAEESEKVFRRQLLLDAIAEAEGVKVSQNELTSYLVQASAQYGMEPGEFIQAIGNSGQLPAMVGEVARSKAIAVALGKAKVVDEKGKAVDVSALTTAVLGDGSDDSEIIEETDLTGIDHDDHEGHDHEGHSH, from the coding sequence ATGGTCACCACGACCGTCGAGAAGCTCTCGCCCACGCGCGTCAAGCTCAACATCACCGTGACGCCCGAGGAGCTCAAGCCCTCGATCGAGCACGCCTACAAGCACATCGCGGAGCAGGTGAACATCCCCGGCTTCCGCAAGGGCAAGGTGCCGCCGCCCATCATCGACCAGCGCGTCGGTCGCGCCGAGGTGCTCAACCACGCCGTCAACGAAGGCCTCGAGCGCTTCTACCGCGAGGCCGCCAACGACGAGAAGGTGCGCCCGCTCGGCCGCCCCGAAGCCGACGTCACGACGTGGCCCAGCGAGAAGGACTTCTCGGGCGACCTGGAGTTCACCGTCGAGGTCGACGTGCGCCCCGAGTTCGAGGTGCCGGCGTACGAGGGCCTCACGGTCGAGGTCGAGACCGCCAAGGTCGGACCGGACGAGGTGGAGGCCGAGCTCGACAACCTCCGCAGCCGTTTCGGCACGCTCGTGACCGTCGACCGCCCCGCCAAGGCCGGCGACTTCGCCCAGCTCGACCTCGTCGCCACGATCGGCGGCGAGCAGGTCGACACGGCCTCCAACATCTCCTACGAGATCGGTTCCGGCGAGCTCATCGACGGCATCGACGAGGCGCTCGACACCCTCACCGCGGGCGAGTCGACCACCTTCGAATCCGACCTCGTCGGCGGCGACCACCAGGGCGAGAAGGCGCAGATCGCCGTCACCCTGCTGTCGGTGAAGGAGCGCGAGCTTCCCGAGGCCGACGACGACTTCGCCCAGATCGCCTCGCAGTTCGACACGATCGGCGAGCTCCGCAAGGACATCAAGGAGCAGCTCGAGCGCTCGGCCGAGTTCGGCCAGGCGGCCGCCGCCCGTGACAAGCTCGTCGAGCTGCTCGTGGAGAAGGCCGACATCCCGGTGCCGCAGAGCCTCATCGACCAGGAGGTGCACCGCCACCTCGAGAACGAGAACCGTCTCGAGGATGACGTGCACCGCGCCGAGGTCGCCGAGGAGAGCGAGAAGGTGTTCCGTCGTCAGCTGCTGCTCGACGCGATCGCCGAGGCGGAGGGCGTGAAGGTCAGCCAGAACGAGCTCACCTCGTACCTCGTGCAGGCCTCCGCCCAGTACGGGATGGAGCCGGGCGAGTTCATCCAGGCGATCGGCAACTCGGGCCAGCTGCCGGCGATGGTCGGCGAGGTCGCCCGCTCGAAGGCGATCGCGGTCGCCCTCGGCAAGGCGAAGGTCGTGGACGAGAAGGGCAAGGCGGTCGACGTCTCGGCCCTCACGACCGCGGTGCTCGGTGACGGATCCGACGACTCGGAGATCATCGAGGAGACCGACCTGACCGGCATCGACCACGACGACCACGAGGGTCACGACCACGAGGGTCACTCCCACTGA
- a CDS encoding DUF1697 domain-containing protein: MTRYVVLLRGVNVGGVTVRMAELRELLESRGFAGVTTVLASGNALVTSDATGAEVKADIEAALRERFGYDAWVQVLTVDALRAIVEAYPFARARDGWHDYVMFVLDAGVATALLACELDPAHEQAAAGDGVVYWTVPKGDTLDSVLGKATGKAAYKPHLTVRNVNTLEKLLA; encoded by the coding sequence ATGACGCGGTACGTGGTGCTGTTGCGCGGGGTCAACGTCGGCGGGGTCACGGTGCGGATGGCCGAACTGCGCGAACTGCTCGAGAGCCGCGGGTTCGCCGGGGTGACGACGGTGCTCGCGAGCGGCAATGCGCTCGTCACGAGCGACGCGACGGGCGCGGAGGTGAAGGCGGACATCGAGGCGGCTCTCCGGGAGCGCTTCGGCTACGACGCCTGGGTGCAGGTGCTCACGGTGGATGCGCTGCGCGCGATCGTCGAGGCCTATCCGTTCGCTCGGGCGCGCGACGGCTGGCACGACTACGTCATGTTCGTGCTCGACGCCGGCGTCGCGACGGCGCTGCTCGCGTGCGAGCTCGACCCCGCCCACGAGCAGGCGGCGGCTGGCGACGGCGTCGTCTACTGGACCGTGCCGAAGGGCGACACCCTCGACTCCGTACTCGGGAAGGCCACCGGCAAAGCCGCCTACAAGCCGCACCTCACGGTGCGCAACGTCAACACCCTCGAGAAGCTGCTCGCCTAG
- a CDS encoding IS481 family transposase: MTHANAPFTPEGRARLARLIVDQGWPVRRAAERFQCSPATASRWACRYRAGLPLTDRSSRPHRSPSRSSQRLERRIVALRFTRRWGPHRIGYHLGVPRSTVGRVLARYRMPRLVHVDQATGLPVRAPKPVRYEVAAPGELVHVDIKKLGRIPDGGGWRIHGRGSTQDRRAGSARDRAARRGASPSRGYTFLHHAVDDHSRLAYSEQLPDERKETAAGFWLRAAAFFAEHGITVTAVMTDNGSCYRSRAFAAALGNIQHRWTRPYRPQTNGKVERFNRTLATEWAYAEAYSSEATRSATYADWLHHYNHHRPHTGIGGLVPAARVHNLTGKNT; the protein is encoded by the coding sequence GTGACTCACGCTAACGCGCCGTTTACTCCGGAGGGCAGGGCGCGCCTTGCTCGTCTCATCGTCGATCAGGGCTGGCCGGTGCGGCGGGCTGCTGAGCGGTTCCAGTGCTCCCCGGCGACGGCTTCCCGTTGGGCGTGCCGCTACCGCGCCGGGCTGCCGCTGACCGATCGCAGCTCCCGACCGCACCGCAGCCCGTCGCGCTCGTCCCAGCGACTCGAGCGACGCATCGTCGCGTTGCGCTTCACCCGCCGTTGGGGTCCGCACCGCATCGGCTATCACCTCGGTGTTCCCCGCTCGACGGTCGGACGCGTTCTCGCCCGCTATCGGATGCCGCGACTTGTCCACGTCGATCAGGCCACCGGGCTGCCTGTTCGCGCGCCGAAGCCGGTCCGCTACGAGGTCGCCGCGCCGGGAGAGCTCGTCCATGTCGATATCAAGAAACTCGGTCGCATCCCGGATGGCGGCGGCTGGCGCATCCATGGTCGCGGTTCGACCCAGGATCGACGAGCCGGCTCGGCCCGGGATCGAGCCGCACGTCGCGGCGCGTCCCCTTCGCGCGGCTACACCTTCCTGCACCACGCGGTCGATGACCACTCCCGGCTCGCCTACTCCGAGCAACTCCCCGACGAACGCAAAGAGACCGCGGCCGGCTTCTGGCTCCGAGCCGCAGCGTTCTTCGCCGAGCACGGCATCACCGTCACCGCCGTGATGACCGACAACGGCTCCTGTTACCGATCACGCGCCTTCGCCGCCGCACTCGGCAACATCCAGCACCGCTGGACACGCCCCTACCGGCCGCAGACCAACGGCAAGGTCGAACGCTTCAACCGCACCCTCGCCACCGAGTGGGCCTACGCCGAGGCATACTCATCCGAGGCCACCCGCTCAGCCACCTACGCCGACTGGCTCCATCACTACAATCACCACCGACCCCACACCGGAATCGGCGGTCTCGTCCCCGCAGCCCGCGTTCACAACCTCACGGGGAAGAACACCTAG